In Rosa chinensis cultivar Old Blush chromosome 1, RchiOBHm-V2, whole genome shotgun sequence, a genomic segment contains:
- the LOC112193583 gene encoding pyrroline-5-carboxylate reductase, producing MEALPIPTETYKLGFIGAGKMAESIARGVVRSGILPPNRITTSHSSALRRQAFESFGVHLLPGNDDVVEASDVLIFSVKPQVVKDVVLQLRPLLSTKKLLVSIAAGVKLKDLQDWAGHSRFIRVMPNTPSAVGVAASVLSLGGAATEQDGDLIAELFGSVGKIWKADEKFFDAITGLSGSGPAYIYLAIEALADGGVAAGLPRELALGLASQTVLGAASMATSSGKHPGQLKDDVTSPGGTTIAGIHELEKGGFRGILMNAVVAAARRSRELSQN from the exons ATGGAGGCGCTACCCATCCCGACGGAGACGTACAAGCTTGGCTTCATCGGAGCAGGTAAAATGGCGGAGAGCATCGCCAGAGGAGTCGTCCGATCAGGCATTCTCCCCCCAAATCGCATCACTACCTCCCACTCCAGCGCCCTTCGACGCCAAGCCTTTGAGTCCTTCGGCGTCCACCTCCTCCCCGGCAACGACGAC GTGGTTGAAGCGAGTGATGTCCTCATTTTCTCTGTCAAACCTCAAGTTG TTAAAGATGTAGTCTTGCAACTGAGGCCATTGCTTTCCACAAAGAAGCTGCTTGTTTCAATTGCGGCTGGAGTCAAATTGAAAGATCTCCAG GATTGGGCCGGTCACAGCCGATTTATCAGGGTAATGCCCAATACTCCTTCTGCTGTTGGTGTTGCAGCATCAG TTTTGAGCTTGGGAGGAGCTGCAACAGAACAAGATGGAGACTTGATAGCTGAATTATTTGGATCAGTAGGCAAGATATGGAAAGCCGATGAAAAGTTCTTTGATGCAATTACTGGCCTAAG TGGCAGTGGtcctgcatatatatatttggctaTAGAGGCTTTGGCAGATGGAGGGGTTGCTGCAGGTCTACCACGTGAACTTGCATTGGGTCTAGCATCTCAAACT gtatTAGGAGCAGCATCTATGGCTACTAGCTCTGGGAAGCATCCAGGTCAGCTAAAAGATGATGTAACATCACCTGGTGGAACTACCATTGCTGGCATTCATGAACTGGAGAAGGGTGGATTTCGTGGAATATTGATGAATGCAGTTGTTGCTGCTGCCAGGCGCAGCCGAGAGCTTTCACAGAACTAG
- the LOC112193574 gene encoding ATP-dependent RNA helicase DBP3 isoform X1, translating into MAKGDDAVRKKLNKANRKKLRKDDRSSSSVTARVASIIAAKKRRQSGKRRKCQGMCFSLPTLEDPFNDRNGRKDFEKETKKVMLPHRDESEFLREKCKEIIRKNEKAKNPGLKNMKVTSLKNEQKKSLPFTSIDSAVQRSRIDSVRTKTQLSGKQEEACENSDCPSKYLIRCLNEIENSLRCDGTYSNEEDKPLFVSTWGVEFWKCYSAGKDVLETSGTSSTIEQIAWIVSSAADSISRKDEEGPSAASPFLLFLVASQEKAAKVRSVCKPLKVLGIHTVSIHPGASLDHQIQGLKSSEPEFMISTPERLLELLSLKAIDLSGISWLIVDGLESFHKHGYLDKVNSIRNYISRTTRAVVFDDCFRRACVPVVQTLLMGSVHRLSLNDSVTSQSACIIQSVNMSSLKEKLSKAVQILGQPFAQASKVLYVVGKDSQNHKLVAALKLKGHSISFVSACSEVGNSMELKGKMKPAVSMIDADQIHTSELGEYECVVIYDCTLSIESYVRILTNMARYTVNGVLHTFFTTEDAKLAGPLIKILEQCGQSVPEALRKMSVSSAIL; encoded by the exons ATGGCGAAAGGTGACGACGCAGTGAGGAAGAAGCTAAACAAGGCCAACAGGAAAAAGCTACGCAAGGATGaccgttcttcctcctccgttACCGCTCGCGTCGCCTCCATTATCGCAGCCAAAAAGCGCCGCCAGTCAGGCAAACGCCGCAAATGCCAG GGTATGTGCTTTAGCCTTCCTACGCTAGAGGATCCCTTCAATGACAGGAATGGTAGAAAGGATTTTGAGAAAGAAACCAAGAAAGTCATGCTTCCACATAGGGATGAGAGTGAGTTTCTCAGggaaaaatgtaaagaaatcaTTAGAAAGAATGAAAAGGCAAAGAATCCCGGGCTGAAGAATATGAAGGTCACGAGTTTGAAGAATGAGCAGAAGAAATCACTCCCATTCACGTCTATTGATAGCGCGGTGCAGAGAAGCAGAATTGACTCGGTAAGGACAAAGACTCAGCTGAGTGGGAAACAGGAAGAGGCCTGCGAAAACTCAGATTGTCCGTCCAAGTATCTGATTCGGTGTTTGAATGAAATTGAGAATTCACTGCGTTGTGATGGTACCTACAGTAATGAGGAGGACAAGCCATTATTTGTTAGTACCTGGGGAGTTGAGTTTTGGAAATGTTATTCAGCTGGAAAGGATGTATTAGAGACAAGTGGAACTTCTTCGACAATAGAGCAAATTGCTTGGATTGTTTCCAGTGCTGCTGATTCAATTTCTAGAAAGGATGAAGAAGGTCCATCAGCTGCCAGTCCATTTCTTTTGTTCCTTGTTGCATCTCAGGAGAAAGCTGCCAAG GTGCGTTCAGTGTGCAAACCTTTGAAGGTTCTTGGAATACATACAGTGAGTATACACCCTGGTGCTTCCTTAGATCACCAGATTCAAGG TCTGAAGAGTTCGGAGCCTGAGTTTATGATCTCAACACCTGAGAGACTCTTGGAGCTTCTTTCCTTGAAGGCCATTGATCTATCAGGGATTTCTTGGCTG ATCGTTGATGGACTGGAGTCTTTTCATAAACATGGTTATCTTGATAAAGTAAATTCCATCCGAAATTATATATCCAGAACAACCCGTGCAGTTGTTTTTGACGATTGTTTTAGACGTGCCTGTGTACCAGTGGTGCAAACTCTTCTGATGGGATCAGTCCATAGATTATCTCTGAATGATTCCGTCACCAGTCAAAGTGCATGCATCATTCAGTCAGTAAACATGTCTTCACTGAAAGAAAAACTATCAAAG GCAGTCCAAATTCTGGGTCAACCTTTTGCTCAGGCTTCAAAGGTGCTATATGTAGTAGGGAAAGATAGCCAGAATCATAAACTAGTTGCTGCGCTAAAACTCAAGGGTCATTCCATCTCATTTGTCTCGGCCTGTTCAGAAGTTGGGAACAG TATGGAGTTGAAGGGCAAGATGAAGCCTGCAGTGTCCATGATTGATGCAGATCAAATTCATACCAGCGAGTTGGGTGAATATGAATGTGTAGTTATATACGATTGTACTCTATCCATTGAAAGTTATGTTCGAATCCTCACAAACATGGCCCGTTACACTGTGAATGGTGTATTGCATACCTTTTTTACCACAGAAGATGCAAAACTTGCCGGACCATTGATCAAGATCCTTGAGCAATGTGGGCAGTCGGTGCCTGAAGCGCTACGAAAAATGTCTGTTTCATCAGCCATATTGTAA
- the LOC112193574 gene encoding uncharacterized protein LOC112193574 isoform X2 produces the protein MAKGDDAVRKKLNKANRKKLRKDDRSSSSVTARVASIIAAKKRRQSGKRRKCQGMCFSLPTLEDPFNDRNGRKDFEKETKKVMLPHRDESEFLREKCKEIIRKNEKAKNPGLKNMKVTSLKNEQKKSLPFTSIDSAVQRSRIDSVRTKTQLSGKQEEACENSDCPSKYLIRCLNEIENSLRCDGTYSNEEDKPLFVSTWGVEFWKCYSAGKDVLETSGTSSTIEQIAWIVSSAADSISRKDEEGPSAASPFLLFLVASQEKAAKVRSVCKPLKVLGIHTVSIHPGASLDHQIQGLKSSEPEFMISTPERLLELLSLKAIDLSGISWLIVDGLESFHKHGYLDKVNSIRNYISRTTRAVVFDDCFRRACVPVVQTLLMGSVHRLSLNDSVTSQSACIIQSVNMSSLKEKLSKAVQILGQPFAQASKVLYVVGKDSQNHKLVAALKLKGHSISFVSACSEVGNSFSLSIVWS, from the exons ATGGCGAAAGGTGACGACGCAGTGAGGAAGAAGCTAAACAAGGCCAACAGGAAAAAGCTACGCAAGGATGaccgttcttcctcctccgttACCGCTCGCGTCGCCTCCATTATCGCAGCCAAAAAGCGCCGCCAGTCAGGCAAACGCCGCAAATGCCAG GGTATGTGCTTTAGCCTTCCTACGCTAGAGGATCCCTTCAATGACAGGAATGGTAGAAAGGATTTTGAGAAAGAAACCAAGAAAGTCATGCTTCCACATAGGGATGAGAGTGAGTTTCTCAGggaaaaatgtaaagaaatcaTTAGAAAGAATGAAAAGGCAAAGAATCCCGGGCTGAAGAATATGAAGGTCACGAGTTTGAAGAATGAGCAGAAGAAATCACTCCCATTCACGTCTATTGATAGCGCGGTGCAGAGAAGCAGAATTGACTCGGTAAGGACAAAGACTCAGCTGAGTGGGAAACAGGAAGAGGCCTGCGAAAACTCAGATTGTCCGTCCAAGTATCTGATTCGGTGTTTGAATGAAATTGAGAATTCACTGCGTTGTGATGGTACCTACAGTAATGAGGAGGACAAGCCATTATTTGTTAGTACCTGGGGAGTTGAGTTTTGGAAATGTTATTCAGCTGGAAAGGATGTATTAGAGACAAGTGGAACTTCTTCGACAATAGAGCAAATTGCTTGGATTGTTTCCAGTGCTGCTGATTCAATTTCTAGAAAGGATGAAGAAGGTCCATCAGCTGCCAGTCCATTTCTTTTGTTCCTTGTTGCATCTCAGGAGAAAGCTGCCAAG GTGCGTTCAGTGTGCAAACCTTTGAAGGTTCTTGGAATACATACAGTGAGTATACACCCTGGTGCTTCCTTAGATCACCAGATTCAAGG TCTGAAGAGTTCGGAGCCTGAGTTTATGATCTCAACACCTGAGAGACTCTTGGAGCTTCTTTCCTTGAAGGCCATTGATCTATCAGGGATTTCTTGGCTG ATCGTTGATGGACTGGAGTCTTTTCATAAACATGGTTATCTTGATAAAGTAAATTCCATCCGAAATTATATATCCAGAACAACCCGTGCAGTTGTTTTTGACGATTGTTTTAGACGTGCCTGTGTACCAGTGGTGCAAACTCTTCTGATGGGATCAGTCCATAGATTATCTCTGAATGATTCCGTCACCAGTCAAAGTGCATGCATCATTCAGTCAGTAAACATGTCTTCACTGAAAGAAAAACTATCAAAG GCAGTCCAAATTCTGGGTCAACCTTTTGCTCAGGCTTCAAAGGTGCTATATGTAGTAGGGAAAGATAGCCAGAATCATAAACTAGTTGCTGCGCTAAAACTCAAGGGTCATTCCATCTCATTTGTCTCGGCCTGTTCAGAAGTTGGGAACAG TTTCTCTTTATCTATAGTATGGAGTTGA